A single Aspergillus puulaauensis MK2 DNA, chromosome 7, nearly complete sequence DNA region contains:
- a CDS encoding snoRNA-binding rRNA-processing protein UTP15 (BUSCO:EOG09261MMR;~COG:A;~EggNog:ENOG410PH3J;~InterPro:IPR036322,IPR018983,IPR015943,IPR001680, IPR019775,IPR020472,IPR017986;~PFAM:PF09384,PF00400;~go_component: GO:0005730 - nucleolus [Evidence IEA];~go_function: GO:0005515 - protein binding [Evidence IEA];~go_process: GO:0006364 - rRNA processing [Evidence IEA]): protein MAAPVLPPTQVKLPQLPASQLSPEQLHWKTFKNPLLIPSPANGPVNFITQPSAPSSASAFPSLTQPPDVFTVTTGARVQIYSIRTRKLLRSITRFDDTARGTDVRPDGRIVVAGDDTGTVQVFDVGSRAILKTWKDHKQPVWVSKFSPSDPTSVLSASDDRTVRLWDLPSENSVKTFVGHSDYVRTAAFMPGSLASSGSLLSGSYDRTVRLWDPRVEGRSAMTFKMGAPLESVLPMPTGTTVLAAADNKIAVLDIVAGKPLHMIQSHQKTVTSLSLASDGQRLLSGALDGHLKVHETTGWNVVAGFKYQSPILSLCAITSGSTREDKHIAVGMQSGLLSIKTRLSGQQKTRERERKKEMDALLEGRIEEHDKKTKKQKGSAWKRRWRGLDFVGEGVDIVIEGNEARRRKKEKGWELDLRKGRYSAALDHVLATNDKLSQLTLFAELRHRSALRAALRGRDEVTLQPVLQWIYKNITEPRLVALSVEIAMNLLDIYSGNLGQSEQIDKMVERLHWRVRDEVDFAHQAFETKGMLDMLRA, encoded by the coding sequence ATGGCGGCCCCCGTCCTTCCGCCGACGCAGGTCAAGCTGCCTCAGCTGCCCGCATCGCAATTAAGCCCCGAGCAGCTACACTGGAAGACGTTCAAAAATCCTCTTCTCATTCCCTCACCGGCAAACGGCCCTGTCAATTTCATCACACAGCCCTCTGCGCCGTCATCTGCCTCCGCATTTCCCTCCCTAACACAGCCCCCCGACGTCTTCACCGTCACAACCGGCGCCCGCGTCCAGATCTACTCCATCCGCACACGAAAACTCCTCCGATCGATTACACGATTCGACGATACCGCGCGAGGCACAGATGTTCGCCCCGATGGCCGGATTGTCGTGGCCGGTGATGACACGGGTACAGTACAGGTTTTTGACGTCGGGTCGCGAGCGATTCTCAAGACATGGAAAGACCACAAGCAGCCCGTCTGGGTGAGCAAGTTCTCGCCCAGCGATCCGACGTCTGTTCTTTCAGCAAGCGACGACCGCACTGTGCGATTGTGGGATCTCCCTAGTGAAAACAGTGTCAAGACCTTTGTTGGCCACTCCGACTATGTGCGCACTGCGGCTTTCATGCCAGGCTCGTTGGCTTCATCGGGCTCATTACTTTCTGGTAGTTACGATCGAACGGTGCGCTTGTGGGATCCTCGTGTGGAGGGCCGATCTGCCATGACATTCAAGATGGGTGCGCCGCTTGAAAGCGTTCTTCCGATGCCGACGGGGACGACGGTGCTTGCAGCGGCGGACAACAAGATTGCTGTTCTGGATATTGTCGCTGGAAAGCCGCTGCATATGATTCAGAGCCACCAGAAGACGGTTACTTCGCTTTCTTTGGCCTCTGACGGGCAGCGGTTACTGAGTGGTGCTCTTGATGGCCACTTAAAGGTTCATGAAACGACCGGGTGGAACGTTGTCGCCGGCTTCAAGTACCAGTCTCCGATTTTGTCTCTGTGTGCGATCACATCCGGATCAACTCGAGAAGACAAGCACATCGCCGTCGGTATGCAGTCTGGTCTTCTCTCGATCAAGACACGACTGTCCGGACAACAGAAGACGCGGGAGCGAGAGCgaaagaaggagatggatgCTTTACTCGAGGGCAGGATTGAGGAGCACgacaagaagacgaagaagcaaaagggTTCTGCCTGGAAGCGACGCTGGCGCGGACTAGACTTCGTCGGCGAGGGCGTGGACATTGTCATTGAGGGAAACGAGGCGAGAAGGcgcaagaaggagaagggttGGGAACTCGACCTCCGCAAGGGACGCTACTCCGCTGCGCTTGACCACGTTCTCGCTACAAACGACAAGCTTTCCCAGCTTACTCTTTTCGCAGAGCTCCGGCATCGCTCGGCACTCCGTGCGGCGCTGCGGGGACGAGATGAGGTGACACTCCAGCCGGTCTTGCAGTGGATATACAAGAACATCACGGAGCCAAGGCTCGTGGCGCTTAGCGTCGAAATTGCGATGAACCTGTTGGACATCTACTCAGGCAACCTCGGGCAGTCAGAACAGATCGACAAGATGGTGGAGCGGCTACACTGGCGCGTGCGAGACGAGGTGGACTTTGCGCACCAAGCATTTGAGACGAAGGGGATGTTAGACATGCTACGCGCATAA